The window aaaatacataaatatattattaaacctTAATTAATGCATTGCTATTGTTCACCATCACTAacacttaaatattatataatcaaAAAgcttaatatttgaaaaaaagtaatattgtaGTTTGTTCACTAACCAAGCACcattattcaataaattatttgttcgcatatataaaaaaaaaattgtttttattatttctgtagGCTCTATAAAATAGAGTGTATTGACTAAACCGGACTATACAATAGTCAAGAATCTAaattatagaatgatctatagtgtggtctatagaatggtctataatcttgacaacagaatattctatagtctctaaAAATGAACAGTCTACtaaaatagtctaaagtctagacggtaaaatagtctataactcggattatagtatagtctacagtctagactattgagtaATGTATCTATAGcttagtctggattatagaatggtgtatagtctgactatagaatggtctatagtctagactatagactggactataaaatggtctatagtctggactataaaatggtctatagtctggactataaaatggtctatagtctggactatagaatggtctatagtctggactatagaatagtctatagtctggattataaaatggtctatagtctggactatagaatggtctatagtctggactatagaatggtctatagtctggactatagaatggtctatagtctggactatagaatggtctatagtgtggactataaaatggtctatagtctggactttacaatagtctagactatagaatagtctatagtctggactatagaatagtctaaagtctggactataggatagtctatagtctggacattagaatagtctatagtctggactttagaatagtctgtaactgtactatagactactccatagtctggcctatagaatagtctatagtatgaagAATAGAATAACCTATAGCCTGcactataaaatagtttttagtccggactatagaagagtctatagtctggactatagaaaagcctataatctggactatagaacagtctatagcctgcactaaagaacagtctatagtctggactatcgaatagtctatagtctagactataaaatagtctagactatagactggactataaaatggtctatagtctggactataaaatggtctatagtctggactatagaatggtctatagtctggaatatagaatggtctatagtctgggattatagaatggtctatagtctggaatatagaatggtctatagtctgggattatagaatggtctatagtctggactataaaatggtctatagtctggactataaaatggtctatagtctggattatagaatggtctatagtctggattatagaatggtctatagtctgaactataaaatggtctatagtctggactatagaatggtctatagtctggactatagaatggtctatagtctggactatagaatggtctatagtctggactatagaatggtctatagtctgggctataaaatggtctatagtatggactttacaatagtctagactatagaatagtctatagtctggactatagaatagtctaaagtctggactatagaatagtctatagtctggactttagaatagtctatagtctggactttagaatagtctgtaactgtactatagaatacttcatagtctggcctatagaatagtctatagtatgaagAATAGAATAAcctatagtctcactataaaatagtttctagtctggactatagaagagtctatagtctggactatagaagagcctataatctggactatagaacagtctatagcctgcactatagaacagtctatagtccggactatcgaatagtctatagtctagactataaaatagtctatagtctggactatagaatagtctatagtctggactatagaagagcctataatctggactatagaaaagtctatagtctggactatagaatagtctttagtctggactatagaatagtatatagtctggactatagaatagtctatagtctggactatagaagagcctataatctggactatagaataatctatagtctggactatagaagattctatagtctggactatagaagattttatagtctggactatagaagagtctatagtctggactaaagaatagtctctagtctgcactataaaatagtcaatagtttggactttagattagtctttagtttggactatagaatagtctatagtttgggctATAGAAAGTTCGGCTAATATCATAAAACAccaaaaaacatacttttttatataatttttgataaaaatacattttttattaaaaaagttgttttaatagttttacatgtaaaacatttttgttacaaaattttctttattatcttataaacataaaaaattttttcgtatgtatacatatatatatatttctttatattatagaaaaaggaCGGATTACAATTCAGTTATATAAGTAaactaataatatatatatgtatattatataaaaaaggggGAGGTTATATAACATTAAGCAAAATCTCTTGGGATGGATTTCTTTTTTGAACAAATAGTTATTACTATAaagatttttacttaaaaactaaattataattaaaagaaaaagaaaaaaatttaagagaaataaaaaattggaattaaattttttattatttgatatgATTTCTAAAATCTAaggcatttttttaaaaaaagagtttgATATTCAATATGCATTGTAAGACACtttagtttaataataataaacatattttgagacaaataagataaaaataacaacacactTGGTGTGTTATAATAATggtaataaaaaagtgaaaatctaAGTTTGATTTGTattcaatttcaatttgatattatttactttttttgtaaagcttgtcttggttttaaattttaagaagtttttttctttttttatattgttggtattttgttttgtacacTTGTgagattgttttttaaatttaataaacttaaaaaataaattactaaaaattaggatttttatatttatatatttttttttttttttgcaaaaatatatggacggatttaaattgcatttttttgaaatatatttcgaATTCGagttaagttttaagtttttcaatttctttcttaagggatttctttttttcgttttattacaCTGCTGCTGACTTTTGGttacttaaataataatacactTCAACTACTGCTACTGGCTAATAGATAGCTTCTAATACATACGATGTTTATAGAGAGCTAAACTCCCATTAGATGCAGCATATTGAGTACTAAATGGGTACGACTACGCATTAAATAGATGAACATACTAAACACTAACAACGATACAGACATAGAGGCACGCCAGCCCATATTGTAAATCGAACAGTATGGACACTGAGAACTACCACAGACTTCGCATATATTCAGCAGATATGTTGGCAAAGCATCAAATATTGTCTCATTAAAACGTTCTGtaagttaaaagaaaagaatatgTTAAAAACGTGAAAAGTTTCTGCGCcgatttgttttgaaattgtaaaaactaaaattccaaaaaatgatTAACATACCTGGAGCATAATAATCATAAACACGTATGGGTAAATATCTAGACATATTAGCCACGGGATACCAACGTTCTATAGTGAAATTAACACAAACATCTTCTTGATCCAActattcaaaataaacaaaagaacatTAAACAGAATTATTAATTAACAATCTCTGAAAAAACGTTTTCCAGACTTTGGCCACTACTTACataatcgaaatagaaaacaactttattatttgtgtatttaGCTCTACGTAGATTTCGTACACGATTACTTAAAACATATGAATCtaatttttgttgctgtatCCAATAGCCGGTGGGTATGGTAACATCTAATACTGCCATGCCAGAACGTTCAGATTCCTGATGATTTATCCAACTGtaaaaaaagagtaaatttatttaataaacaattgttttgaacaattattaaaaaaattttacaaacttaCTGTTGGCAAGCTACATAAGAGATATGAGACTGATTTCTGCCATGGAAATTGCCTTTAGCGATTAGGTTAAATGCTGGCACTGGAGGTTTAGTTTGGAATTTTTCAATATCAACATTGTATTGTACATGCATTTGTAAAATGGCATAACCAGCACCCTTGGCTTGGACTTTAACAGTACCCCAGGCATCAggaatctaaaaaaatataaatacgataaaaaaattagaaagaaaaaaacaattttagcgaaaaattggtgaaaatttaatttttagtgaaaatttggtgaaaacttattttttagtgaaaatttggtgaaaactgaatttttagtaaaaatttattttttagtgaaaatttgatgaaaacttaatttttagtgaaaatttggtgaaaacttaatttttggtgaaaaattggTGAATTTTTAACGAAAGTTTGGTGAAAActgatttttagtgaaaatttgttgaaaatctgatttttttaattgttagtgAATATTTGGTGAAAACctgatttttagtgaaaatttggtgaaaacttaattttaagtaaaaatttggtgaaaacctgatttttaatgaaaatttggtgaaaacctaacatttagtgaaaattttcttaaaacctaacttttagtaaaaaaatggtGAAAAcctaatttttagtgaaaatttggtgaaaatctgatttttagtgaaaatttggtgaaaacctgatttttagtgaaaatttggtgaaaacctgatttttagtgaaaatttggtgaaaacctgattttttgtgaaaatttggtgaaaacctgattttttgtgaaaatttggtgaaaacccaactttaagtgaaaatttagtgaaaaccgatttttagtgaaaatttggtgaaaacttaattttaagtaaaaatttggtgaaatcctgaattttaatgaaaatttggtgaaaacctaacttttagtgaaaatttggtgaaaacctaacttttagtaaaaatttggtgaaaacctaacttttagtgaaaatttggtgaaaacctgatttttagtgaaaatttggtaaaacgcaaatttttagtgaaaatttgatGAAAAGCTAATTTGGTGAAAAgctaatttttagtgaaaatttggtgaaaagctaatttttagtgaaaatttggtgaaaagctaatttttagtgaaaatttagtGAAAAGCTAATTTTTAGTAAGATTTGGTGAAAagctaatttttattgaaaatttggtgaaaagctaacttttagtgaaaatttggtgaaaacctaattttgtgaaattataattaaaaacaaattttaagtgaaaatttggtgaaaagatgattttgttaaaaagataatctggactatagaatagtctatagttctgaatatagaatagtttttagtctgaactatagaataggttttggtcgggactatagaatagtctctacaagtctagactatagaataatctatagtctgaacaatagaATGGtctagtttggactatagtataatctataatctaaactataaaacagtctatagctATGGACTATGGGCTGACcatagtctatagaccataGCTATAGTCTATGGTTTGGATTTTCGTCAAAAGAAAATAGAACTGCattttaaaaaaaccaaaaatatttcacaactTACATCAATATATTGCAATTGCGCCAAATTTGTGTCATCTATATGCAAAGTTTGCGGTTTACCACCCTGAGACGAGGCCTCAATTTCCACCGTTAACGATGAAACTTCTCGTATACGTGAATGCACTGTGTATTCGACTAAAGCTCTTAAAGCAGCACTAGTATCTTGTGTCGATGCCCAACCACCATCATTCAAACGTTGAGCATTTAACCAACGTGCTATTGGATCTACCGAAAATTCACGACGTGACACATAGACCATTAAAGCATATGCGGTGGTTTCAATATTCACAGAATCATATTCATACGGCAAGCGGGGTAGAGAGAACCATTTttgattttctaattttttcggTGGCGGCGGTAGTTCTTTATTACCCCAATACATATAGTCGCCTACTATTCGAGCATGTGTACGTAAAATGCTAAAGACATGTTCAGCCATGGGAGATTTACTTAATAATAGAGCATAGGCGGTGATGGCCACATCGTAAGGTTCGGGAGTTTCTTGCAGGAATTGCATATTACGTTCTATCCAAGTTATGGCGCGTTGTTGGGCTAAGGCCACACGTGCTCCCAATGAACCGGATAGATCTTTGACTGTGGCCAATGATATAAGTACATGTGAAGTTAGGGTGACATTACGATTTTGCAGTGTATGATTGGCAAAGTTAGTTCTATTCATTTTACGATCCGGCAACCAGGTAACCTCATAGAAACCTCCTTCGGGTGTTTGATGTTGCAGCAGCCAGCGTATGTTCTTTTCAATGATGGTGGGatcaatataaatgaaattttcccaCTCATAGAAAGAGGCCTCTTGGAATATGCGTACACAATAGGCGGTTAGCCATACAGAAGAAGCGGAATTATTCCAATCGGAACGGAAGAGAGAGAAAGAACCATCTTGTTTCATAAAACTGAGTTGTCGTTGATAGCCAATGTTCATGTGATAGAAAGCCTGCTTTTCCAAAGTTTTATTACGCTGATTAATCATACGCATATAGAGTAAAGTGTACATATTGGCGGCAAAGGAGAAGGCATTTTGTTCAGCCGATTCCATGGGCAAGTAGAGCAAAGAGGTGGCATTTACCGGCATGGTGGGGAATATAGGACCCACCACATCACCCACTACCGAAATACGAGCCTTATTAGAGCCATAAACAAAGTAACGATCCACTTGATAGGGAATTTCGGGTGTCTGGGTGATATTGACATGCATGTATTCAAAAACATAAGCACGATTAGAAAGATCCAATAGTATAGATTGATGGCGGTATTGAGGTAAACCATCGGATTCCACATGTAAACGTCTGGTTATGGTATCGGTACCCAAAAGAGTGGCCACATGTAGTGTAACATCAATATCACCTAAACGTTGTGGAACTACTGGCACATAGACTACGGTAGTACCTTGAGcatctaaataaataaagaattgttGTTCTCCAAAGGATGTTCGTGGATTATAGGATCTAACTATGCCATTCTCTTCTACATGAACAAATTTATAATCCGGACTACCATGTAAGACCACAGTAGCTTCAATAGGTGTtgtcatataattgaaaaccgTTACCCTAATACCAACTTGTTCTCCCTGCCGGCATTCAGTGGGCATTTCAACATTTATAAAGAACGGTTGGACTCCCACATATTCAATGGCTTTGTTAAGCATGCCAAAACCTTTAGAAGGACTAACACTAAAGGCGCTAACCATCCAGTAGGCTGGTCTATCTGGTACCTCCACATTAAACATGTAACGGCCATGGGGGCCAATATTAACATCGCGCCACAACCAAACATGTTCATAATGTCTTAAAACACGATTGAAACGATATTTGCGATAATTCTCCAACTCCGTATCGTTGCGCACGCGACAGCCAATTTCATCCGTACCATCATCACAATCGAACAGACCATCACATTTCTTATCCAAACGATAACATCTGCCAGACAAACACTCGCCATAGCCCAAGGTAGCATTACAATTGTCCGAACGTCTGGGTACATAGCCATCTGTAAAGACCACCAAACCACTATATTCAAAAGTGCGATTGGCGTCAATACCAAAAGAAGAAGCTGGGAAATAAACCAAATCATCAGGATTGCCAGCATGAGAATACCAGATATGTTTGTAGGTGCCATTGGTCTGTTCATCAAAAGAAGACATTTTGGTAATAATTTTAGCATAAGTCAATTCATTGCCAGCCTGCATGGTGTAGAAAGCCGAATCGATACCAGAGAGACCCACATAAGAACCAGGTTCACCGAAAATAGCCACCTCTACCTTTTCACCAGTCCTAGCCTTGCGATTATTGATATAAACAGTGAAATTATTTCTTGATATACCATTAACGGGGAAGGTTAAAGAATCTGCCACAATTTGTCCTTGTTGGGTTATCTTCCATACGACAATAGTGGCAACTGGAGCCATTTCAGCACTCAATACTACAGCTATGGTTTTTATACCTTCCGTAATAGTTTCACGATCATTCATTAATATCACACCCTTGGACATAATCAAATAATGGAATTCTTCCAGGAAAAAGTTGGTACGTATGTGAAAGATAATATATTCTCCCACAACTGGCTTCTCTGTGCTGGTCGTTACCTTAATATGTTGATTGCGTGGCGAATAATGAGCCACTAATAGCAATTCAGTTTGTGCTCTTTCTCCTCTAGGATCTATAAATTGGGCCTGTAAACGCATTTGTGAGACTCCATTAAGGAAGTCTCTAGATTGAGCACGATCATCTAATTGCAAATCATGTCTTAAATCGATTTTAACTTCCCAAATACCGGGAGATAAGGGCATCATATTTAAACGTTTCATAGGCCAATCACGTCGACCACCAGATTTATTTTCCACAAAGCCATTTACCTCCATTATACCTTGTTTAAGCAAATGTTCATCAATCGGAGAACCATCATGATACTCCACCGCCAGGTAGGTGGTGAACGGCATAGTAGGTTTAAAAACTTGAGGAGAATCTCCCAAGAAATTAACCTTAATGCTAGAGTTGTAGATTCTGGCTATGGCATATCCCGATATTACTTCATCGTAGAACTTCTCTCCCACTGTGGCCGTAATCAATACTTCCATATTGGCCAAATTTTGCACCAATTGTTCCATTTCTCTAATGGGCCATTTGAAATCGAAAGTGCCATTGAAATATCTCAAATATGGTAAAGTCTTTTTATATTCACCCGACCAGGGATCATAAGTTTCGGCAATATCGGGTTTCTGCACCCAGAAAGGCCATTCTTCATCGAATTGATAGTGTCTTTCGACCACAAATTGATTGGTGTTATATATTTGATCTTGCTGCAATTGTGGCTGTTGAGATTGATCTAGATTCAATTGGTTATTATAATTTGGATTATAATTAACACCATAACGTCTCTGTTGTTCATAAATGGCGGCCAATTCTGAAGGTGATCTACCCAAGCGGAATTTCTCATTGAGCGCTTGATTACTAAAGTAGCCAATGGGTCGTATGGTAGCTTTTAGCGTAAGATTACCCTTGACCGGAGCACCGCTGGTAAAGTTTGCCATTACACGTCCATAAATGAAAGGATCTGTATTGAAGAAGTATGCGGGCATTGTAACATTGACTTCGAAACGTGTTTGATAATATTCTTCCACAGAGAAATGACTTTCTTCCTGTTGGCCTTGGGCAATAACACGTATGGTCCATTCACCGAATGTAGGTTGATCGGAAAGTTTGTATTCCAAAGAAACAGAACCCAAATTAGATTGTCTGTAAGAGAAAGAACGGAAAAGATGTTTGTGGATTAGTAAAACTGAGAATTATGGAAGTAAGAATGTATCATTTCTTATCtactttgttttaaaagttgtcCTTTAAATTTAATCCAATTTACTGAAATAACTTTTACAAACTTACCTTGACAACCAACGTCTAACAATATGACGACTAGGATCCAGCATATAAACATCGATAGCATTATCGAAACCTTTTAACTCCGTAGTAATTGGTATGGTACGAAACCGAACAGTTTCACCTTGCATATACAAAGGTTTATCGGTTTGTATAAAAATGGTCATGGAACGTTGTGAGAAATCCAAACGTGTTTCGTTGAGAAAAGCCAAACCACCAAAAACATTCTGATAGAAACCCTCAACACGTAATTTATACTCACCACCAGTACTGGTGGGAGGAATACGCATGAGAAGAGTTTCTGGCACACCCTCTTTAACATCCTTCGAATCACCACTAATCTGTACACCATCACAAGAGATACTAGCATGTACAGTGGTACGATATTGAGACTGAAGAATATTAACTGCCACCTGGTATATCAAACCGGGACGTACCATACGTGAAGCCACTATAAAGTAAGTAGGTTCTTTCGAATGATAATATTCTAAAAATTGTGTCTTAACATTGTATGTGGTTTTGCCACGTGACAAAGAGGGTTCATCATCACCATACGAGCCTCCAGCACCGGGACGTTTGCCAAAATCTTGATTTAGATCATTGAAATTATTGTCCGTACGATAACGTGTACGATCATTATTATCCAAATTGTTTAgattaatattttgattatagggatcattgttgttgttggcattAAAGTTGTCATAATTCGAGGTGGGTGTTGAATATTGATTCTGTTGATAGAAATCCTGTTGAGCTGTTATCAGGggtaaaaaaatacacagcactTGATATAAAAGCATCAGTTTAAGGCACCGATGGCGTTGTTTAGTCattttgattgttgttgtttaaacaaaaatctctggaaatgtaaataaataaatatagaaataattaagaaaatttaattatctttttagttgatagaaatatatattaagtgttgttttcttttttttttttttttttgtcttaaatacCCGCTCTAGAATCTGTAACACTCTAAAGTATTTGAACAAATGAATTCATTCACATAATCAACAGtttagtgtttttaattttttatatatttttaaagtttatacatGGGGCTTTCCATTACaaagtttaagaaaatacttatcttattaaaaaattcaaacgaaatgattaattttcaaaagagattttttaagaattaaaaatgaTGTTATTAACTCAACACAAAGTTTTACCAGAGGTTGGGCCTTTGCTTAATAGTGTGAATGTATTATCACCGTTTTACTCTTACATTAAGACCAAATTTGACAAGTATACAAAAAGTTGTTAGACTTTACATGAATAGTTTATTGTAAATTACTTCAAAGTTTGAGTATTTATGGAAGCACCTATACATTCTTGTTAGCACcaacaaaaaagaagaagagcACGCACATTACCATGTCTCCTCCCCATTGAAATTTTCAGTTGGCATTTCAAATAAAGCATCGATATTTTCTGCCtatgttatatgtatatttttaaaaaatacacaacatgAACACGGAAATTTGTATGTAACGAGGaatgtattttaaatgcttAATGTGACCAGCATTGTTGCTttttaatagatagatagatacatagataggtagataggtagataggtagatagatagatagatagatagatagatagatagatagatagatagatagatagatagatagatagatagatagatagatagatagatagatagatagatagatagatagatagatagaccaGCTGGTCCCATTAagtaaacaaacatattttcttcTTAACTAATTGGGAAccctaatattttaattttcttgttctcataaaaatgtgtgtttgtcGCATACAAAATCCATCATAGGCCTTTTTGGCTAGTAAATCTTACGGCATTTACACATATACGTAATCAGGGCACTAAGTtagtattttgtatgtttatttttaaaaatttttctacatgtttttaatgaaaaactaaaaacagaaaagtgtattttcattttaaatatttatgatgatACTGCtagctgtttgtttttcttaCGTTTTCAATTTCCTAACGCCAAAGCACGCACGCACACACAATTAGT of the Lucilia cuprina isolate Lc7/37 chromosome 2, ASM2204524v1, whole genome shotgun sequence genome contains:
- the LOC111684481 gene encoding CD109 antigen; this translates as MTKQRHRCLKLMLLYQVLCIFLPLITAQQDFYQQNQYSTPTSNYDNFNANNNNDPYNQNINLNNLDNNDRTRYRTDNNFNDLNQDFGKRPGAGGSYGDDEPSLSRGKTTYNVKTQFLEYYHSKEPTYFIVASRMVRPGLIYQVAVNILQSQYRTTVHASISCDGVQISGDSKDVKEGVPETLLMRIPPTSTGGEYKLRVEGFYQNVFGGLAFLNETRLDFSQRSMTIFIQTDKPLYMQGETVRFRTIPITTELKGFDNAIDVYMLDPSRHIVRRWLSRQSNLGSVSLEYKLSDQPTFGEWTIRVIAQGQQEESHFSVEEYYQTRFEVNVTMPAYFFNTDPFIYGRVMANFTSGAPVKGNLTLKATIRPIGYFSNQALNEKFRLGRSPSELAAIYEQQRRYGVNYNPNYNNQLNLDQSQQPQLQQDQIYNTNQFVVERHYQFDEEWPFWVQKPDIAETYDPWSGEYKKTLPYLRYFNGTFDFKWPIREMEQLVQNLANMEVLITATVGEKFYDEVISGYAIARIYNSSIKVNFLGDSPQVFKPTMPFTTYLAVEYHDGSPIDEHLLKQGIMEVNGFVENKSGGRRDWPMKRLNMMPLSPGIWEVKIDLRHDLQLDDRAQSRDFLNGVSQMRLQAQFIDPRGERAQTELLLVAHYSPRNQHIKVTTSTEKPVVGEYIIFHIRTNFFLEEFHYLIMSKGVILMNDRETITEGIKTIAVVLSAEMAPVATIVVWKITQQGQIVADSLTFPVNGISRNNFTVYINNRKARTGEKVEVAIFGEPGSYVGLSGIDSAFYTMQAGNELTYAKIITKMSSFDEQTNGTYKHIWYSHAGNPDDLVYFPASSFGIDANRTFEYSGLVVFTDGYVPRRSDNCNATLGYGECLSGRCYRLDKKCDGLFDCDDGTDEIGCRVRNDTELENYRKYRFNRVLRHYEHVWLWRDVNIGPHGRYMFNVEVPDRPAYWMVSAFSVSPSKGFGMLNKAIEYVGVQPFFINVEMPTECRQGEQVGIRVTVFNYMTTPIEATVVLHGSPDYKFVHVEENGIVRSYNPRTSFGEQQFFIYLDAQGTTVVYVPVVPQRLGDIDVTLHVATLLGTDTITRRLHVESDGLPQYRHQSILLDLSNRAYVFEYMHVNITQTPEIPYQVDRYFVYGSNKARISVVGDVVGPIFPTMPVNATSLLYLPMESAEQNAFSFAANMYTLLYMRMINQRNKTLEKQAFYHMNIGYQRQLSFMKQDGSFSLFRSDWNNSASSVWLTAYCVRIFQEASFYEWENFIYIDPTIIEKNIRWLLQHQTPEGGFYEVTWLPDRKMNRTNFANHTLQNRNVTLTSHVLISLATVKDLSGSLGARVALAQQRAITWIERNMQFLQETPEPYDVAITAYALLLSKSPMAEHVFSILRTHARIVGDYMYWGNKELPPPPKKLENQKWFSLPRLPYEYDSVNIETTAYALMVYVSRREFSVDPIARWLNAQRLNDGGWASTQDTSAALRALVEYTVHSRIREVSSLTVEIEASSQGGKPQTLHIDDTNLAQLQYIDIPDAWGTVKVQAKGAGYAILQMHVQYNVDIEKFQTKPPVPAFNLIAKGNFHGRNQSHISYVACQHWINHQESERSGMAVLDVTIPTGYWIQQQKLDSYVLSNRVRNLRRAKYTNNKVVFYFDYLDQEDVCVNFTIERWYPVANMSRYLPIRVYDYYAPERFNETIFDALPTYLLNICEVCGSSQCPYCSIYNMGWRASMSVSLLVFSMFIYLMRSRTHLVLNMLHLMGV